Proteins from a single region of Chrysemys picta bellii isolate R12L10 chromosome 9, ASM1138683v2, whole genome shotgun sequence:
- the HMGB3 gene encoding high mobility group protein B3, which translates to MAGRGGSFKRRSPAANQAALGGSQREAEPSSAEPSVVPCAPATAQTSEQYRDKMAKGDPKKPKGKMSAYAFFVQTCREEHKKKNPEVPVNFAEFSKKCSERWKTMSGKEKSKFDEMAKADKVRYDREMKDYGPAKGGKKKKDPNAPKRPPSGFFLFCSEFRPKIKSTNPGISIGDVAKKLGEMWNNLSDGEKQPYNNKAAKLKEKYEKDVADYKSKGKFDGAKGAAAKAARKKVEEEDEEDEDDEEEDEEDEDDE; encoded by the exons ATGGCGGGGCGAGGAGGTTCTTTTAAACGGCGGAGCCCGGCAGCCAATCAGGCCGCTCTCGGAGGCAGCCAACGCGAGGCTGAGCCGAGCAGTGCTGAGCCCAGCGTCGTGCCCTGCGCTCCAGCTACTGCCCAGACTAGCGAACAATACAG AGACAAGATGGCTAAAGGTGACCCGAAGAAGCCTAAGGGCAAGATGTCTGCTTATGCTTTCTTTGTGCAGACATGCCGTGAAGAACATAAGAAGAAGAACCCAGAGGTTCCGGTCAACTTTGCAGAGTTTTCCAAGAAGTGCTCAGAAAGGTGGAAG ACCATGTCAGGCAAAGAGAAGTCCAAATTTGATGAAATGGCAAAAGCCGACAAGGTACGATATGATAGGGAAATGAAGGATTATGGACCAGCTAAGGGTGGCAAGAAGAAGAAGGATCCTAATGCCCCAAAACGGCCACC GTCTGGCTTCTTCCTGTTCTGTTCAGAATTCCGTCCCAAGATCAAATCCACAAATCCTGGCATATCTATTGGGGATGTAGCAAAGAAACTTGGTGAAATGTGGAACAACCTCAGTGATGGTGAAAAGCAGCCTTACAATAATAAGGCAGCTAAACTGAAGGAGAAATATGAAAAG GATGTTGCAGACTACAAGTCTAAAGGAAAGTTTGATGGTGCAAAGGGTGCAGCAGCCAAAGCTGCTCGGAAAAAGGTAGAGGAAGAAGATGAAGAGGATGAGGATgatgaagaggaggatgaagaagatGAGGATGATGAATAA